The Pseudomonas sp. SCA2728.1_7 DNA segment GGTATTGAGCAGGAATTTACCGATCAGGTCTTCCAGTACCAGTGACGACTGGGTGTCGTGAATGGTTCCACCATCCTTCAGCGGTTTGTCTTCCCCGCCGACGCTGATACCGATGTACTTCTCGCCCAGCAGACCAGCGGTCAGGATAGACGCTGTGGAGTCAGTCGGCAGGTTGTCGACCTTTTTATCCACTTGCAGGGTGACCCGACCGGTGAAGCTGTCGCGATCCAGATCGATCGCCGTGACCTTGCCGATGGTCACACCGGCCATGGTCACTTTGGCTCTGACCGTCAAACCGGCGATATTGTCGAAATAGGCATACAGTTTATAGGTGTCGGTGGTCGACGTCGGAGACAGACCACTGACCCGCAAAGCAAGCAGCAACAAAGCCAGGATCCCTGCCAGCAGGAACAGGCCGACACCGATTTCCAGGGTGCGGTTTTGCATCAGAAATCTCCAAACATCAAAGCGGTCAGAATAAAGTCCAGGCCGAGCACTGCCAGCGAGGCAAATACCACGGTCTTGGTGGTGGCGCGACTGATGCCCTCGGAAGTGGGCTCACAGTCATAGCCTTGGAATACGGCGATCCAGGTCACGACAAAGGCGAAAACGATACTTTTGATTACGCCATTGAGCACGTCACTGGTGAAATTCACGCTGTTCTGCATGTTCGCCCAATAAGAGCCTTCATACACACCCAGCCAGTCGACGGCCACCCACGAACCGCCCCAAATCCCGACCACGCTGAAAATCATCGCCAGCACTGGCAGGGAAATGAAACCGGCCCACAGGCGCGGGGCAATGATGTACTTGAGCGGATCGACGCCGATCATTTCCAGACTGGAAAGCTGTTCGGTGGATTTCATGTTGCCGATCTCGGCGGTCAGCGCCGAACCGGCACGACCGGCAAACAACAATGCCGTCACCACCGGACCGAGTTCACGCAACAGGGTCAGTGCAACCATCTGCCCCACCGCCTGCTCCGAACCGTAGCTCGACAGAATGCTGAAGCCCTGCAGCGCCAGCACCATGCCGATGAAGATCCCGGAAACGACGATGATCACCAGCGACATGACGCCGACTGAATGCAGCTGCTTGACCAGCAGACTGAAACCTCCGCTGATCCCGCCACGCCCCAGCAAGGCATGAAACAGGAACAGCGTCGCACGACCGAACACCGCGACGGCGTCGATCGCCGCCTCGCCGAACCGGCGCACGCGTTCTATTAATGAAATTCTGCGCATCAGCGCTTCCCCAGAAGATCTGCGCGGTAATCCGTCGCTGGAAAATGGTACGGCACCGGGCCGTCGGGATCGCCGGTCATGAACTGACGGATACGCGGCTCGTCCGAGTTCATCAACTCGTCCGGCGTACCCTGCCCCAGCACCTGACCATCACCGACAACATAGATGTAGTCGGCGATGCTCGCGGTTTCAGCCAGATCGTGTGACACCACGATACTGGTAATCCCCAGCGCATCGTTGAGCAGACGGATCAATCGGACCAGCACGCCCATGGCGATCGGGTCCTGCCCGACGAACGGTTCGTCGTACATGAGGATCTGCGGATCGAGCGCAATCGCCCGCGCCAGTGCGACGCGGCGTTTCATGCCACCGGACAGCTCGTCCGGCATCAGCTCGATGGCACCGCGCAGACCGACCGCCTGCAGTTTGAGCAGGACGATGTCGCGGATCATTTCTTCCGGCAGATCGGTATGAACACGCAGGGGGAAAGCCACGTTCTCGAATACATCGAGATCGGTGAACAGCGCGCCGCTTTGAAACAGCACACCCATGTGCTTTCGCGCATCGAACAGATCGCTGCGCGAAAGCGCAGGCAGGTTCTGGCCGTTGACCCAGACTTCGCCGCTGGCAGGGCGCAATTGTGCGCCCATCAATCGCAGCAGCGTGGTCTTGCCACACCCGGAAGGCCCCATGATGCCGGTGACCTTGCCGCGCGGGATGCGAATATCGACGTTATTGAAAATGCTGCGCGCACCGCGCTTGAAGGAAACTCCCTTCAGCTCGACCGCGTAGGCGTTATCGGCACTCATCTAAACTCCTTGCGATGCAGCCTCTCACTCGGACGCCTGTCTTTACTTAAAAAGTACGTACATCCCGGGCAGGCCGAACTGGCGGCGAACTATATCACTGCAAAGGCTACGCGCCCAAGGCTTGTACCTGCCTGAGTTCGGCGATATGACAGGTGCGCAGGCTCTTTTGCCGGGTTTTGGTAACCAGGAATGACAAAGCACGACGAACTAGCGTGAGGCTTTGCAACATAACCGCTATAATCGCCGCCTTTTCATCGGGCTAAACGATTTCTGACATGAGCCAATCCAGCGATCTGATTCAATCGGCACAACGCACCATCCAACTCGAAGTGGAAGCCGTACAAGGCTTATTGCCCCATATCGACGCCGATTTCGTACGCGCTTGCGAGACAATCCTGAACAGCAAGGGCCGTGTAGTCGTGGTCGGCATGGGCAAATCAGGACACATCGGCAACAAGATTGCCGCCACGCTGGCCAGCACCGGCACTCCGGCCTTTTTTGTTCACCCGGCCGAAGCCAGTCATGGCGACATGGGCATGATCACTCGCGACGATGTAATCCTGGCCCTGTCGAACTCCGGCTCGACCAACGAAATCGTCACGCTGCTGCCGCTGATCAAGCGCCTGGGCATCCAGCTGATCAGCGTCACCGGCAACCCGCAATCGCCGCTGTCCAAAGCTGCCGAAGTCAATCTCAACGTGCACGTCGAGCACGAGGCCTGCCCGTTGAACCTGGCGCCGACCTCTTCGACGACTGCGGCCCTGGTCATGGGCGACGCCCTCGCCGTCGCGCTGCTTGAGGCCCGCGGCTTCACCGCCGAAGACTTCGCCTTCTCCCATCCTGGCGGTGCCCTCGG contains these protein-coding regions:
- the mlaD gene encoding outer membrane lipid asymmetry maintenance protein MlaD; the protein is MQNRTLEIGVGLFLLAGILALLLLALRVSGLSPTSTTDTYKLYAYFDNIAGLTVRAKVTMAGVTIGKVTAIDLDRDSFTGRVTLQVDKKVDNLPTDSTASILTAGLLGEKYIGISVGGEDKPLKDGGTIHDTQSSLVLEDLIGKFLLNTVSKDAK
- the mlaE gene encoding lipid asymmetry maintenance ABC transporter permease subunit MlaE; the protein is MRRISLIERVRRFGEAAIDAVAVFGRATLFLFHALLGRGGISGGFSLLVKQLHSVGVMSLVIIVVSGIFIGMVLALQGFSILSSYGSEQAVGQMVALTLLRELGPVVTALLFAGRAGSALTAEIGNMKSTEQLSSLEMIGVDPLKYIIAPRLWAGFISLPVLAMIFSVVGIWGGSWVAVDWLGVYEGSYWANMQNSVNFTSDVLNGVIKSIVFAFVVTWIAVFQGYDCEPTSEGISRATTKTVVFASLAVLGLDFILTALMFGDF
- a CDS encoding ATP-binding cassette domain-containing protein; translation: MSADNAYAVELKGVSFKRGARSIFNNVDIRIPRGKVTGIMGPSGCGKTTLLRLMGAQLRPASGEVWVNGQNLPALSRSDLFDARKHMGVLFQSGALFTDLDVFENVAFPLRVHTDLPEEMIRDIVLLKLQAVGLRGAIELMPDELSGGMKRRVALARAIALDPQILMYDEPFVGQDPIAMGVLVRLIRLLNDALGITSIVVSHDLAETASIADYIYVVGDGQVLGQGTPDELMNSDEPRIRQFMTGDPDGPVPYHFPATDYRADLLGKR
- a CDS encoding KpsF/GutQ family sugar-phosphate isomerase — its product is MSQSSDLIQSAQRTIQLEVEAVQGLLPHIDADFVRACETILNSKGRVVVVGMGKSGHIGNKIAATLASTGTPAFFVHPAEASHGDMGMITRDDVILALSNSGSTNEIVTLLPLIKRLGIQLISVTGNPQSPLSKAAEVNLNVHVEHEACPLNLAPTSSTTAALVMGDALAVALLEARGFTAEDFAFSHPGGALGRRLLLKVENVMHCGQALPQVQRGTLLKDALMEMTRKGLGMTVILETDGKLAGIFTDGDLRRTLDRSIDIRTATIDQVMTAHGKTARPEMLAAEALKIMEDNRINALVVVDEEDRPVGAFNLSDLLRAGVM